aataatttttaatgtgacCACTTTTCTTCATGcttataataaatagtaagactagttattttataactaatttgAATAACAATcactttaaattattataggTGTCAATTTATGAAACAGTGTTTGGGTCAATTTCAGGTAGGGGCCGAGTTGGGTTTGGGTTGGATCCGGCCCACAAGCACTGTAGGGTGAGATAAGAGTGTTATCTTTTTAACAAATAGTAATATGCATGATAGATTTTGTAACTTGTTCTAATTTGTTACTTTATACTTTAATCTATAAACAACATATTTTATCTAACTatgatttattataattagatagcaaatttaaaataagttagaaatactaatattattattaattcttaaatatcaatattcaaatttaaaattgaagcACCCCCAttcaaacattatttatttatttatttattgcaaaacTCTCATTGTCACGATTTTACTTCTCCAAAAACTAATTTTCTGTCTCTGCCACTGCAGGTACGATATCCAGATCATACCGGGGGAGTCGTTGTGGATGGCAAGATGTACAGCTTGAAGCAAATGCACTGGCATTCCCCTTCCGAGCACCGAATCAACGGAAAGCAGTATGCAACAACACAACTCATCCAAGTGTGTGTTTGTTGCcatttttgtgaattaaatGTGAATTGTGTAATGCAGGTATGCTGCAGAGCTTCACCTAGTGCACGTTACCGACGAGGGGAACGTTGCCGTTGTCGCTATTCTCTTCGACTATGGCCATGCTGATCCACTCCTTGCCAAGGTAGAACACTAACTtatgcaacaaaaaaattttcacaaaaaagttgtaatttaattttcaattgctACATGTTTTGTAGATGCAAAAAGCACTTAACGAGCTTGCGTACGAGGTAAAGAGGCACGAGGACAGCCCGATCACGTTCGGGCCGTTTCACCCGACCGAAGTGAGGAAGAGATGTCATAAGTACTATAGATATGTTGGCTCTTTCACCACACCTCCTTGCACACAAGATGTCACTTGGTACATTCTTGCTAGGGtaagaaacaaatatcatTTGAATCTTTTTGTAGTGACAATTTGTAggattaatttttgtgtttatgatttaaatatacaaTAGTGATTAATTATCCATGTGTGCAGGTGAGATCAGTGTCCAAAGCCCAAGTAGAGGCCCTGAGAGCCCCCTTGGATTTGAGATGCAAGAACAATGCTAGGCCTTGCCAACCAATGAATGGGCGACATGTGGAGCTATACGACGAGGATGTGTAGTGCAAAGAGATCTCATTTGTGACATGGTTTATGGCATTGACAAATTGAAATGTACTAATGTacaataatgaattcaaaaaaatttaaaaataaaatcaaccaATAATACCAAAGCTTAAATGTTTAGACAAATCCccttttatgtttcaaatcGATCAAAGTATTACTAATACGAAaatctatgaataataataaaaaaaataatgaatatgtAAAAAGGTGGAAATTTGCTCAATTAGGTATACTAGAGAAAGTATGTAAGCAAATATACAATGGCAACTTaggtatttttattgattacatTTGATAGAACAATTGTGATCACTTTCATGGCCCAGTGTGATCCAAGTCCAATATCATATTTGGGCTCGGCCCAATTATCTTACATTTTTGGGCTCTGGGGCTTTATAAGAGGGTGTTTGGATGGGGTAATAGTACTTCTTATAAAGTGATTCTTTTGTCTCAAATTAATCAATGTATTTCTCtgagtaataattaaagaaaatgaaatttagtgatttaagtggagagaataaagtaatttcTCTGTAATTaagattttctttttatagcTTATAATCTTAATTATCCAAATACTCTTGTATAGTAACTCGTAAACTCTATCCTACAAGcacttgaaatattttataaactttTTGAGGGTTTTAAACTCTCTCCAATAAGCTTTGCTAAATATCCCCTAATTATTATTCCTTTGTCCAACAAAATATCTTACTTTCTTTTTCAATATGTCACAACAATATATTTctacttttgaaaaaaaaaccatgattattataattcacttttttttctctccttcCATGAATACATTtgactatattttttctatacaCTTTAATCACTATGCGAACTAAACAATCATAATTTCTTTTGTGGCATAAggaaatagtactccctccgtcccaactatgTTGAGACAATCTTTTGggcaaaaaaattatgaaattgtgttaaaaagtaggagaaaggaataaagtaggaaagataaagagagagtaaaatatatatatagtggaataaagtaataatgattagatattttattttttattaaaaaaagaaaatgactcaatttaattggacatcccaataaataataagttaGGATGGAGGGAGCAATTGTTTTCTATACTGACAACTATAAATAGGCAAATTGTTCTTTATATAGACCAAAAGGATAAGATCATTATTCGGATGcaaccaaaataaaactatactaaaattttaaattttcataattttagcACTCAAACGTGACGTTGAGCCAATGAAGTGCATGGCTAAATTTTAGCAAAACCCCCCTGCTGATAAGTATTGAAAATTTGGCAACTCGACAAAATTGGGATGAGAGATTGCAGAATTGTAACGACTTGTCTAGCAATATAGAATTGACCACATAACACGATGTTTTGTATGTAGTGACAAATAAATTAGTCAAAACTATAATGACATACAGTAGAAtttaatgacaaaaaaaatcaatgattTTTAGTTGATAGTGGGGTCTAAGCCGATCTACATAGTCTCTAAATGTAGGACTGACAAATCGTGTGAATTGGATCATTATCGGACCAATTCAATATCGACCCAATCCAATAAAGTTAAACTCTAACCCAGTCTGAAATCGTCGGATTCTTATCGGGTTCCAACCCATTAACTTTATGTGTGTTCCTGCGGATTATCGTGTCTTATCGAAAGTTGTCAGTCCTACCATTAATTGATGTTAGtaaattactattactatacAATTTAGTTTGACACAACACGATAACGATCCGAAAATGATATTACACGATTAATACTTGATATTACACTATTAAAACCCGTGAAACATAACTAAAACTTTATCacgattttaaaatatatactccgaCCCAACCCGAACTCAACCTGAAATCATCAGATTTTTATTGGATCGATCCTATAAGAgtgtctccggtggcgcccttcccactaggacttcaaCTAgtacttcccgcaataaaattaattcacaattaaaattaaaatttacaaaattaaaattcgacaCGGATACGAACGGGGAAATgcgaatatttcattaaaaatatatatatacatcattcgaaaaaaaaattacatagtagatagaaaaaaaagcaaCCACATCAACGTCCACCCCTCCGCGTCCAAacctcttcgatgatatcctcctgaagtcgaatatgggcatctctttgccgcatgtcggcaaatgcgcgcaaccgctcaacctctccatgaggtacccccatgttcacattcgcgccggccacgccgtggcttggaccggcaccCGTATCATCTTCGTTGGTCCACTGAGTCAGTTCGTCCCCTTCACTTTCGACAATCATATTGTGCAAAATGACACATgcgtacatgatgtcgccgaTGTCGGAATATACCACTGCCGTGCCGGACCCCTCACCATCCCCCATCGactctggagcacaccaaatgcgcgctcaacatccttgcgcgcTGCCTCCTGACGGCTCGCAAAGTAGGACTTCTTTGGTCCGACCGCATgcttgatcgtcttcacaaagacgggccagtttgggtatatctcatccgccaaatagtatcccatATTGTCttggttgccgttggcgacaTAACGATGGCGGGACCAACGCCATTGCACTGATCGTTGAACAGGGGCGACGAcggaggacgttgaggtcgttgttcgacccggcgactccaaaataagcatgtcatatccacagccggtagtcagctacagcttcaaggatcatcgtgggatgctTGGCTTTGAAGCCGGAAGTGTGTATCCCCTTCCAGGCGACGGGGCAGTtcctccactcccaatgcatacaatctatgctgcccaacatcccAGGAAACCCGTGCACCGACCCGTGCATATTTATCAGCCGCTGGCAGTCTTCGGGGCTCGAACACCGTAGATACTGATCCCCGAATATCGATCTAACGCCCGCGCAAAAATTCAGCAGACACTCAACGGCTGAAGACTCGCCAATGTGGaagtactcgtcgaacatgtcggtCGGGCCTCCATACGCCAGTTGCCTGATTGCGGCAGCACACTTCTGTATTGCCGTGTGTCCGGGTTTGCCAGCCGCATCCTCTCTGATCCTGAAAAACTCGTATCTTCTCTCTAACGCACCCacgatatgcataaacagatgacgatgcatcctaaaacgtcGCCGGAATAAGGCATCCCCAAAACGCGGCTGCGGAGCAAAGTAGTCCTCATGCAACCGAATATGTGCAGCAATGTGGTCCCGGGGTACATGACGTCGGCGATGGATCGGCCGAGGTACTGCCGGCGCTGCCTGCTGCCGCTGCCGGGGCAATCGATCAATCGCCTCTTGCACAGCGAGATCCAATTCATTATCACTATCACCatcactatcactagcgcCTCCGCCACTACCACCCGCACGACTGCTCGCCATTCTAGATATACTTGAAAAAAGAGGTTAAAGAGAGAAatttgtcaacacaagtggtgtgaatgaaatgaagttcaccgagccctatttatagagtttcaaaaaaataaaattaaaacgcGGACGTCTGACCGGGACGTCTGaccttcgccacagtggcggacgtccggaTCGGACGTGAGGATGAGGGGCGAGCCCATCCGACGGGCACatgggacgggcgtgggcgcccttcccgttcactacggcggacgtccggtcggacgtcgccgacgtccgccattggagaCACTCTAAAGATCCaaatccaatataaaacttGATCTAAACCATTAATTCCGTGTGAACGAACTAATATTCTCttcaaattaagaaaatttttaattcaattttgtgAGATTcattaaagattaaaaaaagggAAGGAAAAGTGTTTTTGCCCTCACATTGTTGCATTAGTTGCTTTCAATCGGAGCGACATTGCACACGTCAGTTTTCTCAATTGGCAACAACGAATGTGACGGGCGAGAATGAGATAAGAACGTAAGGATGAAAGAGGGAAAAAACTcatgttttttatattctttaatgtattaattaatattgcaaTATTTGTTAACTTATTAAGAATTGAAATATCTTTTGACGTATTACTAAAAAAgtatactttattattttagataaataaattattttgatggTAAAGAATTGTGATATATGCAAAACTAttcaaagttaaaaattagtttgatACTGATTATAGATTTATAGTAATTCTATTCCAACATCcaccaaactaaaataaaattaataattggaTCATCTTCAAAAAATCTTCTATTTGGAGAGAGACACCACAAAGGGTAAACCAAACTATTTAAAGTCAACAAAATGTTGCCACTCGAATTATTTAATCACATAAGTCCACACTTACCTATACATGACAGCAATTCCAATTTCGAATTAGGCATTTTTCTAACCCACCATTGTTGACTCACACCTCACTTGATTTTTTCTCTTCGatcatctaattttattaatttatgggTTGAAATCATTCGCTCAACAGTCACCACCACACTAtgctgtatatatatatgttctaTAATATTCTTGGTGCAATACTATTATAGTGTCACGTCACATCATAAATACTACttcctccctccgtcccagagaagttggcacactttcatttttagtttgtcccacaaaaaatgtcacatttatctttttggaaaaagttctctctcacatgaatataaaaattatattttctctctccatttaacacacaaaacaaaacctcctaaaatctcgtgccattttcaaagtatgctaacttctctgggacggagggagtataatatagtCAAATATGTAGCATTTCACGAATTTTTCaatctaaattttatattgatgaagaaaataagacttatattatgattattatttgatggagggagtatttagcAATCAGTTAGTCAAACAAAGTTACGCAGATAGATAGTCGCACCTCATAAATTGCAGTTACAAAATGTGCTTGGTAAgcattcataattatttttggggcTCTATTGCATGTGTTGAGAAGGGGGGTGTTGGACGCAAAAATAAGTCAGAGCTTGCGTTATTACAGATGTAGGGTTGAAATCTAAAATGATGATATGGCATAGAAAAAATGGAATTCGACGGATTTTACCCTAACATTGCTAGATGTATGTGGAAATTGAGTCCGTAATATTCGATCCTCCTTTAGGGGCCAACGTCCTCGTTGGTCATGGCTGGTTCTTTGCCAGACTACCACTTTGAGTTCTCGTTGGTCACGACGGATCCTTTGCTCGGCCACCACTCCGAGTCGGCCCAAAACGTACTCGTTGGCCCCAATTGATACAAACCAAACAGGAGAACTCAGTCCAACCAAACAGAAGAACTCAGTCGAAAAAACTAGTCAATTAGATaagagaataaatttaatttatctacCCAACACCTGTTATTCTCACAACCGATGTGGGAATTGAGTTTGTAACATATTCTTAATAATAGTTCTTTCTCACTACATCcccttttaaaatatatttccacCCACCTAAAAAATAAGCAAACAACTCACTTTTTCTATATTCTCACCAAAATAACAAGTGTACTTCATTATTTACATGAATTTGATATGCAAATTAACACTCCTTTCCCCTTTTCATTGTCcattttgcttcttttttttctaaatattactCTACGCAAGTAAAAACGCAAGATACATTCAATGCACACGTCAGCTCCAACTCACGACTCCCACGTGCCGGTCCGAACCGGAAACCGTCTCACTCAAATCCTCAGCCGCCCACGAAGAAGCCGACCGCCGACCCGAAGCAAACCGGTTCAATCCACCCAAACCGGGCGCCTCACCCGGCAATTCTCGCACTCTCGAACTCGCGCTCCACCGCTGCAGCTCCGCCCCTGCCTTTGCCTCATCCCCGGCCCTCCTACTCCCCGACCGCGGCCCCTTCTTACTCCGGCTCCTCTTCGACCGGAACATCCCCATCATCTTAGTATAAAAACCGGCCTTCtgcttcttctcctcctcctcccctcCTCCGCGACTCGATTTCTCCGCCGCCTTCTCCCTCCTCCTCAGCGAACCGGACCGGCGCCGGCCGCGCTTGGACCGGACCCGCCCAATACAGGACACCTTGGGCGAACCCGGTTCGACCGGAACCGCCGATTTCCCGGCCGGTTCGGGTCGTTTTGGAAAAAGCCGGACGGTCACCGGTTTATTGCACGGCCGGCGCTTTGGGTCGACGAAGGTCGCCTTCTGCGTCTTCGGCAATCCGAGGATCGCGGCTTTCGACTTCCTGCTGAAGGAGAATCGCTGCGAGCTCGAGTTCGACTGCGCGTCTGCAGTCAGACTCGAGCCGCCGCCCCTGCCGCCGGAGTCCTTCCGCTCGAAGAAGGTGTGGTGTTCGAACCAATCGTACTCCGCGTCCTTCGACAGCCAGAAGGATTCCGGCGGAAGGTCAGGATCGGCGACGGCGGCGACAGCAGCGCTGTCGCCTGCGAGCGTCTCGCAGGTGACTTTGCTGTCGCTGCAGATGCCGCCGGCGCAGGCGGAGACTAGATTCTCGAGATCAACCGGAGGCATGGGAGgttttgaagagagagaaaaatggtgtgatttagagagagagaggggaatgATTGAGATTTGAGGGTAAGTTGAGAATGGTGGAATTTAATGCATGTTAATAaggtttcaaattttcaatagtAGGCTGCTGATTTGGTAGAGAGAAGCCACTTTTTTATTCTAGAAAAAAGAAGTGAAGAGGGAAAGAAGGTTCAAATTCTCatgtcaaaataaaacaaaaaggtATAAAGTTATGGAGAAGAGAATGGATATGTGAA
The genomic region above belongs to Salvia hispanica cultivar TCC Black 2014 chromosome 3, UniMelb_Shisp_WGS_1.0, whole genome shotgun sequence and contains:
- the LOC125209729 gene encoding uncharacterized protein LOC125209729 yields the protein MPPVDLENLVSACAGGICSDSKVTCETLAGDSAAVAAVADPDLPPESFWLSKDAEYDWFEHHTFFERKDSGGRGGGSSLTADAQSNSSSQRFSFSRKSKAAILGLPKTQKATFVDPKRRPCNKPVTVRLFPKRPEPAGKSAVPVEPGSPKVSCIGRVRSKRGRRRSGSLRRREKAAEKSSRGGGEEEEKKQKAGFYTKMMGMFRSKRSRSKKGPRSGSRRAGDEAKAGAELQRWSASSRVRELPGEAPGLGGLNRFASGRRSASSWAAEDLSETVSGSDRHVGVVSWS
- the LOC125209728 gene encoding uncharacterized protein LOC125209728, producing the protein MASSRAGGSGGGASDSDGDSDNELDLAVQEAIDRLPRQRQQAAPAVPRPIHRRRHVPRDHIAAHIRLHEDYFAPQPRFGDALFRRRFRMHRHLFMHIVGALERRYEFFRIREDAAGKPGHTAIQKCAAAIRQLAYGGPTDMFDEYFHIGESSAVECLLNFCAGVRSIFGDQYLRCSSPEDCQRLINMHGSVHGFPGMLGSIDC
- the LOC125212255 gene encoding alpha carbonic anhydrase 1, chloroplastic-like, producing MASPPLALFIVTISLLFVASSQQADGSIQFTYSGGTGPNMWGKINPNFSTCASGKTQSPINILTDKAVLNKKLKPLIRSYGSCNVTLVNNKFNVGVRYPDHTGGVVVDGKMYSLKQMHWHSPSEHRINGKQYAAELHLVHVTDEGNVAVVAILFDYGHADPLLAKMQKALNELAYEVKRHEDSPITFGPFHPTEVRKRCHKYYRYVGSFTTPPCTQDVTWYILARVRSVSKAQVEALRAPLDLRCKNNARPCQPMNGRHVELYDEDV